A window of Miscanthus floridulus cultivar M001 chromosome 12, ASM1932011v1, whole genome shotgun sequence genomic DNA:
gagccacattggttgggtggctgtgagcgacttgaatattggcggctgtggcttgattcgactgaaacggatggagcccaggcttgattcaccatctctacggtctgagccatagcagctgtcagataagcttgtatatcatcacggactgcctgggtttccagggtgttgggtagccattgcattgtcgccatggtgacggctacgttggcgcttagagtcctaaagacctatttgtcccccaccctgtcgaaagcattgttgaggttgcatggctggacccttatgcgtcgtgcctcctcttctgcttcagcttcgatttgccagtgattaaaccgatcaatattgcatGTCTCGCgagcaatcctttcttgttctatttcaccaactgctggcggttcatcattgctgacaacattgatcaaatccccttgccttggcgggaaagacgggaattgtgggaaccccggggcatggtctgggatatctagattgtattcaacgccttcatcgtcgtgatgctagagctcagtgtggacggaggcattagatgcgatgccagacgaggagctggagtcaccctcttggaccgtgtggacggatccttcttgatagtcCTTAATCCGGAttatgttgatgaagttgtgaGGCTTCGGCAGAGGTCGATGTATAAGACATAGATCTGAGCAGCGCTGTATATTATACGTGTAGTTGGAGGCAACAttttgcaggccatagggctaggcctggtagttctccgtcaaggcttcgcactcagagagccagagtcccatcgtggaggctggccggcgacgagcggagcgcccgtttaggagtagatatgaccatgagatctgtaccaagtcatgcaggatgactggcccgagcaggttgagtagatctattgtggggagtggttacctgctcattaggtcgattttgaattgcacttaccagagctagggtttcggcgagtttggtgccgacccaatcaatggagtcgagcaggtcggtgttgtcgatctgcttccctttgtagcggggaagcggacgatgagtggtcggcgtggctgaagatgatgcaggtgtggtcggagccagatgtaccatggttggaACCCAatccatcgtggtcagagccgtatccaccgtggtcagagccatagccgatgcaggtgaagcagtggtcgacgtagactgaatccacgcctcctccgtggtcatggtgatgaagtcatcggagccggtggtctaggtgatctggccgacggtgaacatgaggccgttcggcgtagccatggagccagagatgatgaccatcttatttgcttggagagcagtacgcacaccccctacctagcgcgccactgtagatgaaatatggtcggcaatctacctaggggtatgcccaaggtagtagattgtcgatagatagatgtgcaagccacaaacaagacggtgacgcaagatggacatgaggttttatccaggttcagccaccaagaaggcgtaatacctacgtgctgcgtctgattgtattgctgtatgtcaatgagagatgctttttagaggggtcccctgcccaccttatatagtccgaggggtagggttatagatctagaaactaatcctagctagttacaattgccataggtggccggataaggattcctattctacccgactaggatcttgcttgatcgccaaatctaccttgactccttgcgtgagactccgaacaggttggccgggccgcacgtcgtcttttggtggaccggacccactgatccgtgCTAGCCCAAGCTtaaccgtaagggtataggggttaatacccccacaggacCGATGTCCCATTACTGTGCACCTTCCTTGAGAACCTCTTGGGGAACGACCTAGAGTACGACTCCAATGACATTGACTACTATTCACCACCCCGCATGTGCTACCACGTTGATGGTGAGGTTCTTGATGAGGAGGCACCCAAGCTCACACTGCTAGACCAGAGTTCCCATAGCCGTGTGGCCTTCCTCTAGGAGAAGGAGGATCGCCAGTGTGCTCATCAGGTGGACCTAGAGGCCACCAAGGTAGAGCTTGAGCGCTATAGGCAGGACCTTGCACGGCAATGAGCCATGCACCCTCTTGGCGATGACAACGATGCCTGCACGGTGGCTCCCAACGGCCTCTGCTTTCCCCATGTGGCATACAACATGGTGGCCATCGCCTGCTGCCTAGAAGACATCTCTAACATGCCAGACCCTAAGACCAATGAGCGACTGAATGAGGCAAAGCGGCTCGTCCGCGTCACCCTCGAGTAGTAGACCGAGAGCTCGGCATTCTGGCACCGCGCCACACTCTCCCAACCATGCCAGATGACGGCCACTCCCAACAGGGACCAGTCCAATGTGCACACCCCATAGGTAGGGGGACCAGCAGTGGCACCTCTGGTAATAGCTTTGATCGGCCATGGACTTAGGGCACCAAGCCTCGGTAGGAGCAAAGGCTTAACCTATCTCCTCAGCATCCCCCAAGCCACCTAATCGATGATGACTACGACATCCGCAACACCATCGAAGCCAAGCACCATGCTTAGGCGCAGACCCATACCCCTAAGCGATAGGACTAGGGTGCTGCCTCGGATCACTTCAACCCCTCAGCATTTGGGGCAGTGATCCAGGTGGCTCCAAACCATAGGTGTTTCCATCCACCGATGCACATCTCCAAGTACGATGGTGAGACCAACCCAGATCATTGGATAGAGGACTACTGCCTCACCATGAAGTCTAGGGGGTCTAATGATGACTTCACCATCAGTACCTACCCCTGCTTCTATCAAGCTCAACCAGAGCTTGGCTTGAGCAGCTTGAGCCTGGCAGCATCCGCTGCTGGGGCGATCTCCATTTGGTCTTCATCGGCCACTTCCAAGGTACGTACACTCAGCCTAGGAACTCATGGGATCTCCACAACTATAGGCAAAGGTCCAACAAGACCCTACGGGAGTATATCCGGTGTTTCTCCAAGAAGCgcaatgagctccccaacatcacTGACGCTAATGTCATTAACGCCTTCATCTACGGCACGACCTGTGAGGCACTCATCCACGTGCTTGCCTGTGAGAACCCACGCACAATgcaggagctcctggacatcaccacctaGTATGCCACTAACGAGGAGGCAGTCTAGGCCAACTTTAGCAGCAAAGCTAAGGCCATCGGTCACCTCAGCGGACGCAACGATGACAACCATGCCTCATCTTAGCGATGCCACAACAGGAGGAACAAGGACCAGAAGTGCCatggggaggagatggtggccatGGCCAACTACATCGCTAGACATCAATCTCACGGGTGAGGTAGACATCCAGAACATGTCGAGAAGGCTCTCAAGGCCCCCTGCCCATTGCATGGGAGGTAGCCAAAGCACCTCCTCAAGGACTATGCCACCATGAAGGGCTACATCAGTGGCACCCTCGGCTAATAGGGTGAGGCCTAGAAGCCTACCTTGAAGGGCAGCAATGGGTGGCAAATGCCTAGGAGGAAGACACCGAGTTCCCCAAGGGTGAGCACTGCCTCATGAACTTTGGGGGCTCCCATGCCTACAAATCCCACTAGTAGTTCTGCATCACCGAACAAGAGGTGAATGCTGTTCACACCCTCGCCGCTCTGATGTGGCTCCAATGGTCCCAAATAGGCATCACCTTTGACTAGGAAGACCACCCCAATCGCATCCCTCATCCAGGGCACTACCTGCTCATGGTCAGCCCGATTATGGGCACCACACGCCTCACCAAAGTGCTGATGGACaagggcagcagcctcaacatactctatgccAGCACCCTTGACAAGATGGGCATCCCCCATAGAAACATGTGCCCTAGCAAGGCATCGTTCTATGGGATCATGCCGGGGAAGGAAGTCGTGCCCCTTAGGCACATCTGGCTCAACGTCACCTTCAACCAGCCAAACAACTTTCAtaaggagccactcacctttgaggtggttgactTCCCTGGCATCTACCTTGCCCTCCTTGGTCGACCATgcttggccaagttcatggctgtccccaactacacctacctaaagctcaagatgcctggcctgaagggggtcatcaccgtcaAGGGTAGCTTCAAGCAAGCCTACTACTATGAGCAAGACTGTGTTGTCCAAGCAGATGCACTCATCGCCCCCTATGCTCTCGATGGCCCTGGCCATGACATAGGAGGGGCACCAGCAGAGGAAGCAACCAAGGCAGTAGCGGTGCTCGATTGACCGAGCATTGACAAGGCAGACAAGGTTCCTAGCGGCAATGGTGGACTGACCGGCCCCTCAATCCAGGTGCTTGGCCACCTAGAAGGGTTGACCCGATCGAGGTGAGTTCTGccctttccccatgagggaaggccaaaCATCGAGCCATCTGCCTAGGAGCGCCATCTCCCAAACCATGGCCCACCTGCCGACCTCCTTCGCCAGCCTACCTCTCCAACAataaaaaccaagataagtcccatCGTCCTGACCCTCTTGCTTTGCTTGTGTCTATAACCATCTCCTTTAACCCGAGCCACCCAAGCGGTAGCTCGGCTGCACCAGAGGATCGATCGAGCTAACCATCAGCTGACTTTTCTAAAGGAGGACTCCTGTAAAGGGCCCCCCTGAGCGAGGCAAGGATGGGATGGATAGAGCAAGAGGACCAGGCAAAGGATCGACAAGGTGCTAATGGAATGGCCCTGACCGTCTTGTTACTAGCTCCGTCATCTTCCCTTTCTCTTGTGTCCATTCTATTTTCTTTGTAGGTACCTGCATGTCTCCCAATCATTCAATGGATCACACCACTCCACCACACAATGGTCTAGGGGGCCCCAGAAGGGGCATCGCTAAGGGTTCTTAGGTCAACCCACTGGGCTTTAGGGCCGCCCAAAGCACCTAAAGTGCGAGGGACGCTCAGGAGATGAGTGATGTCTGAGTACCAATTTCAAGCCACTCGTGGTGACCCATAGAAGGAGGCAGTGAGCCCTCGAGTACCGACAGATGGGCTTAGGAACTATACGAGTGGCTCGATCGGGAAGCCAAGGATCTCCCCTCTAGGGGGACATGACCAGGGCATAGAATGACCATAAAACCCAGGGTTCTCATGGACTTACCCGCTAGTAGCATGAGCATAGCGATCTTGGCCAACGAGGCCATTGTCATAATagcccatcccaatgagggactaaatctctgagcatgactcaagagcaatgggattgcaaatgaaagtaatttcatttcattaattggGAATGACCTAATTACAATATATGGTGGCAAAAATAGCTAAACAACGCAAGGCGTAGGCACCATAGCAAGGCACCGGAGAAGGCATGTTGGTGACCGGCCATGCAAGTGACCCTACCTCCCCAAGAGGGACAACCTCTATTGAAGGGGGAGGTTGAGGTCCCTAAGCCCAGAAACTCAGTGAGCCACCCATAGGAGGGGCAGAGTGCACTAAGAAGAGGTAGAGATCTCCCAGCTCCAGCTCAGGGACTGGCCTGATATCAGGCACCCAAGCCCTCTAGGGAGCGCAACGTCTGGCCCGACCACACATTCGGATGGATGACTAGGGGGCCGAGGGTAGCAACGTGGAGCTTGGGCACCTCCAAGCATCACATGTGCTCAGAAGCCTACTGACATTACCTCGTTGATCCCACACACATGCCCTCACTACCCCCATCGATGACGCCATGGGAGCAGCTCAAGAGGGTAGGTCAGCTATCGCCCATTCACGCTGCGATGGGCAAGCACTGTTGTGCCCATAGAAAGCCCTAGCCACGTGACTCTCTCACTCTCAAGCTATGGCTAGGGCCGCGCTAGCGTCCTTCCCACCCTCAAAGAAGCAACCGCCTAGCGCACCAAGGTAGGCTCACCCGCATGGAAGCATCAcacttcatcgtcatcatcatcgccaAAGAAGATGGATCTTAGAACAAGGAGAGAAGGGGCTAGAGGAAGGGATTGAAGATGTCGTGTCCCCCGAGGCTCCCCCTTTAGAGCCTAGACGATGAGTTGTGAGCAGCTCTGGACCCTCCGATCAGCCACCAACAGCCTAGAGGGGCCCTAGGGAACTAGCTAGGTATCTCTTCAACCCCCATAGCATGCCTCTAGGCAGTTGCATGATGATAGCCACATAGTAAAGGTAGAGTCAGGTAACCATTGAAAACTAGTCAAGTCCCCGCTCCACTTTCCACTACGCACGCCACCCACTCCACGCACGCCTCCTCGTGGGACTTGAGGGGATTTGAGTCCCCTTGAGCCCATCGGCTATCATCGATAGCCTGGATGCATGCGCACCAAGTGTCATGGCTCCTCCTCCACTAGATTTGCTCCACGTGGCCCTAACGTCCCATCTCCCAAACAAAGTGGGATGGCGCGGGAATGCACGCCATAACTCCTCCTCTAGGCACGATGGCCCAGACGCCATCAACCACCTATGCAAGACATTAGCAGAAGGGACATGCCCAGAAGCCACCACTCCCACTAATAGGGAGGCCCCACAATATCCTTAGGGGCTGCGCTAGCACCCTAGATGGAGCAACCTGAACCCCTGATTGATGATCGCTTGGGTGACACACCCCCAAAACTAGccaactccctagagttgggGTGGGAGCCACTGAGCAAAGGACCCAATGAGGCCCCCATCCAAGGCTCAACATGCTCCCAGTACCTCGATCTATGGCCATAGAAGGTTAGCCCTAGAAGGCCAGCTCCAGAGGATCGAGACTTGCTACCGCAACCCTTAGGAGGGCATGGCGCTCTAGATGATCAGATGGCCCCATTGTAGAGCCCAGATGTTCTGATCACCCGACCCATGGCAGGCTCTGATAAAAAAGGAGGGCACCTCTAGGCTCAAGATCGACAACTCCCAGATGAGTTCGTTGAGCCTTTGCTCAAGTCGGAGACCTATGCGACATGGTCTCACAAAGGGATTAGCACCATCATCGTTCGGCCCTGATGATCGAGCAACGCCCATCACATCGaagaagaaggccccaagcagggcaTAGCACCATTGTCAGCGGAAGCCATTCCCGCCAAGGAGGGTTCAGTCACTAGAAGATCGAATTCAATCCTTCATCGCTATCATGTCGTgtgaggccatgaagggctcaggggctactgacGAGATCCAAACATAtgagtatgttaagcctcgggtccaatggttcccaaATGATGAAGACCCCCCCAACTGACCCCTCTAGGATTGCCTAGGGCCTTGGGGGCAATACCCATTAGGTACGCTCATGCACACCCTCTAAGAAGAAACCCAGCCGAGCTTGACTCCACCATGACCTCTGCTTGGGGCTCGTGGGCTTGCTCGAGCCCTGAGGCTCCCAATCTATGATGATAATTTGGCCTGGCCCTTGGCTCCTACCCCACCAACCATGCTAGCCAAGGCCTAGGCACAAGAAGACATGCCCCAAGctaccgaggctcgggggctccccgGTGCTGCCCATTAGGCATGGCATTGTCGGCCACTTTCCCAACAAGGTCACGCACGgggcatgacataagaagacaaagcttccccatGGCCTCTAGGGGCTTGGAGGCCCCCAAGCCCATGCATGAGCCCTAGAGCCAACCTCCTTCAccgccaagaagactctagaaggtccacctaggggaggccgatccaagccgacatagcctgacacacagagtgtcagaatagagcaAACGGATGACACCCAAGGCTTCTTTGCCTCCATGTCACCACCACGGTCCACAGCGCATcactgcaagaccctcctggactccgatgcatgtagaccatagactagttcccccaaaACAGCATGTACCctacctatctcgttatataagggatatgGTCGCACCTAGAGAGGGGGACAATCATGAGaagacagatcattccattccactccatccTTTGGCCTCCGCTCTACATCAAGAGCAAGGCCACTCAGAGAGGAAAACTGAGAGCTCCTCCACATATcccgtcatcttcctcctctccaacgAGGGGAAAACTCCACTGGCGGTGAGGCAACATTAGGATTTGcactgagctaaccccctaccaaatctctctacaaccctgttgtaaccccccaattttgggtgcttttgagtataaggatcatcagttgctggacgtagggcattgattggcctgaactaggataaaccgttgtgtcctctctatgattcttgtgttcttaagTCCATCGGAGCCACCAAagacacgtactctgacaccgactcaaacaacaatgcttgccgtggTTCCAACCCCATGATAGCAGGCAAAAGTAACCAATAGGGGCTAGACAGAGTTTAATCCACCTAATACAAAGTCAACAAAAGTTAACGCAGACATAGCGATtccgtgggttaaactctgtctgttgagcgtggtgtagatcaggtcctttggtcatttggtagaggttttctagcccctattggttggttttgcctactggtttctttctggttctctttttgATCTGAAGTaaggtaaacatgcataacagaattcatctAATCAAGTTTCTCGTCAATCTAATGCCTAATGGAGGAGCCACATATCTATTCAAAGTTCACTACACATATAAGAAAGTCTatgcattgtaaatctgaccagGTCGGCAAATCTCACGTTATATAGGGAAACCAGTTTCATACTAGTACTTTCGTTGAATCCCTAGGAAACAATAAAATTGAAACTAAACAACAGAAAAGCAGAAGCAAAAGCACAAGCAATAGAAAATCAAAAGCTACAGAATACAccatatttgaggacaaatttcaaatgctagAATACACTACATTCAAAAAAtgtaaagagtgaattactagtttcttattccaatTTCCCATTCAAAAAAATGGATTTCTTGGCAAAGCCTATAGTCCTCGCTGTAATACAGAGCCCTTTTCCCCCATCAATCTACATAGCCACAGACACAGCAAGGTGGCCGATGATCACAATTTGCACCACTATAGGGAGCGCCGTCAGCAACATGATTGTCGGCGTGGATCGAGCTATGACTTGTGGACGACGGTGAGCCGGTTGGCTAGAGAGGCGGAGTGGGACGATGTACGTTGATTGTGGAGGAGGCGAGGGAGGTTGCTGAGCAGGGGCTATAGTAGGAGTTCTTGAAATACCCTCTACAAACTGTCATGGGAATGCACAACAACTTTTGCGCAATGCAAGAGGGGTGtcaaacaatgggagtgaggctagGCTTTGTACACATAGGGACACCAGGGCAGGAATAGTCTTCTGACGTGAGCGCACCATGTTCATAATACTACTAGTATCTgggtagtgaatattt
This region includes:
- the LOC136495530 gene encoding uncharacterized protein, with protein sequence MGTTRLTKVLMDKGSSLNILYASTLDKMGIPHRNMCPSKASFYGIMPGKEVVPLRHIWLNVTFNQPNNFHKEPLTFEVVDFPGIYLALLGRPCLAKFMAVPNYTYLKLKMPGLKGVITVKGSFKQAYYYEQDCVVQADALIAPYALDGPGHDIGGAPAEEATKAVAVLD